Proteins encoded together in one Streptomyces sp. TLI_171 window:
- a CDS encoding VOC family protein, with protein sequence MTEHQAVGVLSSVVLDCPDPERLAAFYQQLTGWEVVYRSETYVFLGAGPVKIGFQRVGGFRPASWPADGARAHLDFTVTELGPAVAALLAAGASRPEEQAGGEHWVTLLDPDGHPFCLVVQH encoded by the coding sequence GTGACGGAACATCAGGCGGTGGGCGTGCTGAGCTCGGTGGTGCTGGACTGTCCGGACCCGGAACGGCTGGCGGCCTTCTACCAGCAGCTGACGGGCTGGGAGGTGGTGTACCGCAGCGAGACGTACGTGTTCCTCGGCGCGGGCCCGGTGAAGATCGGCTTCCAGCGGGTCGGCGGTTTCCGTCCCGCGAGCTGGCCGGCGGACGGGGCGCGCGCCCATCTCGACTTCACGGTCACGGAGTTGGGCCCCGCGGTGGCGGCGCTGCTGGCGGCGGGCGCGTCGCGCCCCGAGGAGCAGGCGGGCGGCGAGCACTGGGTGACCCTGCTCGACCCGGACGGCCACCCGTTCTGCCTCGTCGTCCAGCACTGA
- a CDS encoding DUF6542 domain-containing protein produces MEQSIRTQPPGPRRRPPGSGAAEAAVPGQSGPPESRLRTASGGRAGPPVQQLLQRLLTARRARGGSGRPARLTAVGTGVAAMAGTLAAAGVDRLLFGGLGVLFGLGYLVVCFQLAVRVRYPDLAAAPICGPIAFAAALVLLQPVSAQGVTGQVVALAGGLALRAGWLFTGTGLAAAIVAARHLAQRRRHRARERAS; encoded by the coding sequence GTGGAGCAGAGCATCCGTACCCAGCCGCCAGGGCCGAGAAGGCGACCGCCGGGGAGCGGCGCCGCCGAGGCCGCCGTTCCGGGGCAGAGCGGGCCCCCCGAGTCCCGGTTGCGCACGGCCTCCGGCGGCCGGGCCGGGCCGCCGGTGCAGCAGCTGCTGCAGCGCCTGCTGACGGCCCGTCGGGCCCGCGGCGGCAGCGGGCGTCCGGCCCGGCTGACGGCCGTGGGCACCGGAGTGGCCGCGATGGCCGGGACGCTGGCGGCCGCCGGGGTGGACCGGCTGCTGTTCGGCGGGCTCGGGGTGCTGTTCGGGCTCGGCTATCTGGTGGTGTGCTTCCAGCTGGCCGTGCGGGTGCGGTACCCGGATCTCGCGGCGGCGCCGATCTGCGGGCCGATCGCGTTCGCGGCGGCCCTGGTGCTGCTCCAGCCGGTCTCCGCGCAGGGCGTCACCGGCCAGGTGGTGGCGCTGGCCGGCGGCCTGGCCCTGCGGGCCGGCTGGCTGTTCACCGGCACCGGCCTGGCCGCCGCGATCGTCGCCGCCCGCCACCTGGCCCAGCGCCGCCGGCACCGGGCCAGGGAGCGCGCCTCCTAG
- a CDS encoding HAD-IA family hydrolase, which translates to MPVLTPPVRAVLLDMDGTLVNSDAVVERCWRRWAERNGLDGDAIMHVVHGRQGHLTMAVLLPDRPMEQNLAENRQMLDEETADTEGVVEIPGARRLVESLAGLPHALVTSADDGLARVRMAAAGVPLPPRMVTAEHVGASKPDPEGFLKAAADLGVAPAECLVLEDSEAGIAAARAAGMPVLGIGPRAATHRPDHHVDDLTEVSITAAADGWLTVRLP; encoded by the coding sequence ATGCCCGTCCTCACCCCGCCGGTCCGCGCCGTCCTGCTCGACATGGACGGCACCCTGGTCAACTCCGACGCCGTGGTCGAACGCTGCTGGCGCCGCTGGGCGGAGCGCAACGGCCTGGACGGCGACGCGATCATGCACGTCGTGCACGGGCGGCAGGGCCACCTGACCATGGCGGTGCTGCTGCCCGACCGCCCCATGGAGCAGAACCTCGCCGAGAACCGGCAGATGCTCGACGAGGAGACCGCCGACACCGAGGGCGTGGTCGAAATCCCGGGCGCCCGGCGGCTGGTGGAGTCCCTGGCCGGGCTGCCGCACGCGCTGGTCACCTCCGCCGACGACGGCCTGGCCCGGGTCCGGATGGCCGCCGCGGGCGTGCCGCTGCCCCCGAGGATGGTCACCGCCGAGCACGTCGGCGCCAGCAAGCCCGACCCCGAGGGCTTCCTGAAGGCCGCCGCCGACCTGGGCGTCGCGCCCGCCGAGTGCCTGGTCCTGGAGGACTCCGAGGCCGGCATCGCCGCCGCCCGAGCCGCCGGCATGCCGGTGCTCGGCATCGGCCCGCGCGCCGCGACCCACCGGCCGGACCACCACGTCGACGACCTCACCGAGGTCAGCATCACCGCGGCCGCCGACGGGTGGCTCACGGTCCGGCTCCCCTGA
- a CDS encoding dihydrofolate reductase family protein: MPRPHVLLSAAVSIDGHLDDASPERLLLSNAADFDRVDALRADSDAILVGGGTLRADNPRLLVNSPERRAERVAAGRPAHPLKVTLSARGGLSPELRFWHTGGAKLAYTTDAAAPALRTALAGAPGTEVVGLGGTVPLGAVLDDLGARGVRRLMVEGGGSVHTQFLAEGLADELHLAVAPLLVGQTDAPRFLSPAAYPGGPTRRMRLLEARTVGDVVLLRYAPKESPR; encoded by the coding sequence GTGCCCCGCCCCCACGTCCTGCTGAGCGCCGCCGTGTCAATCGACGGCCACCTCGACGACGCCTCCCCCGAGCGACTGCTGCTCTCCAACGCCGCGGACTTCGACCGGGTCGACGCGCTGCGCGCCGACAGCGACGCGATCCTGGTCGGCGGCGGCACGCTGCGCGCCGACAACCCCCGGCTGCTGGTCAACTCGCCCGAACGGCGCGCCGAACGGGTCGCCGCCGGGCGGCCCGCCCACCCGCTGAAGGTGACGCTCAGCGCCCGCGGCGGGCTCTCCCCCGAGCTTCGGTTCTGGCACACCGGCGGCGCCAAGCTCGCCTACACCACCGACGCCGCCGCGCCCGCGCTGCGCACCGCGCTGGCCGGCGCGCCCGGAACCGAGGTGGTCGGCCTGGGCGGCACGGTGCCGCTGGGCGCCGTGCTGGACGACCTGGGCGCGCGCGGGGTGCGCCGGCTGATGGTCGAGGGCGGCGGCAGCGTGCACACCCAGTTCCTCGCCGAGGGCCTGGCCGACGAACTGCACCTGGCCGTCGCCCCGCTGCTGGTCGGCCAGACGGACGCGCCGCGCTTCCTCTCGCCCGCCGCCTACCCCGGCGGCCCGACCCGGCGGATGCGCCTGCTGGAGGCACGTACGGTGGGGGACGTCGTCCTGCTGCGGTACGCACCGAAGGAGTCCCCGCGATGA
- a CDS encoding APC family permease → MVYGLLFIAPMAPVGVFGVLDAKSHGAVAAVYLVATVAMGFTALSYAEMVRAVPRAGSVFAYARAGLGEGPGFVAGWMAMLDYLLIPAVAYLFSGIALNSLVPDVSRWVWTVLAVLVTTALNLVGVRTAAVVGFAVLAMEIVVLAVFVVSAVVVLARDGAARDWGSPFGGVGAFSLTAVLSAVSVAVLSYLGFDAIASFVEEAVGASAAVARAVLWCLALAGLLFVVQTYLAAVLEPVTPAQLAADPAAQGSAFYDTVEASVGHWLHVLIAASKAIGAAFAALAGQAAAGRLVFAMGREGRLPRALGVVDGRTAVPRRALLTAAVITLVAAVWAARRDDGLDQLTSVVNVGALTAFVLLHASVIGWYVVRGGSRDWLRHGVVPVLGIAVLVAVLVEASHTAQLVGAVWLAAGLLVLLAQRGRAPGP, encoded by the coding sequence ATGGTGTACGGACTGCTGTTCATCGCCCCGATGGCGCCGGTCGGCGTGTTCGGCGTGCTGGACGCCAAGAGCCACGGCGCGGTCGCCGCGGTGTACCTCGTGGCGACGGTGGCGATGGGGTTCACCGCGCTGTCGTACGCCGAGATGGTGCGGGCGGTGCCGCGGGCCGGCTCGGTGTTCGCGTACGCCCGGGCCGGGCTCGGCGAGGGACCGGGGTTCGTCGCCGGGTGGATGGCGATGCTCGACTACCTGCTGATCCCGGCGGTGGCGTACCTGTTCTCCGGCATCGCGCTGAACTCGCTGGTGCCGGACGTGTCGCGCTGGGTGTGGACGGTGCTGGCGGTGCTGGTCACCACCGCGCTCAACCTGGTGGGCGTGCGGACGGCGGCCGTGGTCGGGTTCGCGGTGCTGGCGATGGAGATCGTGGTGCTCGCCGTCTTCGTGGTCTCGGCGGTGGTGGTGCTGGCCAGGGACGGGGCCGCCCGGGACTGGGGCTCCCCGTTCGGCGGAGTCGGCGCGTTCTCGTTGACGGCGGTGCTGTCCGCGGTCTCGGTGGCGGTGCTCTCCTACCTGGGCTTCGACGCGATCGCCTCCTTCGTGGAGGAGGCGGTCGGCGCCTCGGCGGCGGTGGCGCGGGCCGTGCTGTGGTGCCTGGCGCTGGCCGGGCTGCTGTTCGTGGTGCAGACGTACCTGGCGGCGGTGCTGGAGCCCGTGACGCCCGCTCAACTGGCGGCGGACCCGGCGGCGCAGGGGTCGGCCTTCTACGACACCGTGGAGGCGTCCGTCGGGCACTGGCTGCACGTGCTGATCGCGGCTTCCAAGGCGATCGGGGCGGCGTTCGCGGCGCTGGCCGGCCAGGCCGCGGCCGGGCGGCTGGTGTTCGCGATGGGCCGGGAGGGGCGGCTGCCGCGGGCGCTGGGCGTGGTGGACGGGCGGACGGCCGTGCCGCGGCGGGCGCTGCTGACGGCGGCCGTGATCACGCTGGTAGCCGCGGTGTGGGCGGCCCGCCGGGACGACGGGCTGGACCAGCTGACCTCGGTGGTGAACGTCGGCGCGCTCACCGCGTTCGTGCTGCTGCACGCCTCGGTGATCGGCTGGTACGTGGTACGGGGCGGCTCCCGGGACTGGCTGCGGCACGGGGTGGTGCCGGTGCTGGGCATCGCGGTGCTGGTGGCGGTGCTGGTGGAGGCCTCGCACACGGCGCAGCTGGTGGGCGCGGTCTGGCTCGCGGCGGGACTGCTGGTGCTGCTGGCGCAGCGGGGTCGGGCGCCCGGGCCGTAG
- a CDS encoding deaminase, translating to MTTDHEWLTRAIELSERCPPSATAFSVGAVIVGADGEVLAEGYSREVDAVNHAEEAALGKLPAGDPRLRTATVYSTLEPCGQRASRPHPCAELLVAAGVPRVVVAWREPSLFVEACQGTALLTAAGVEVVELPELAEAARAVNAHLVG from the coding sequence ATGACCACCGACCACGAGTGGCTGACCCGCGCGATCGAGCTGTCCGAGCGCTGCCCGCCGTCCGCCACGGCGTTCTCGGTCGGCGCGGTGATCGTGGGCGCGGACGGCGAGGTGCTCGCCGAGGGGTACAGCCGCGAGGTGGACGCCGTCAACCACGCCGAGGAGGCCGCGCTCGGCAAGCTCCCGGCCGGCGATCCGCGACTGCGCACCGCCACCGTCTACTCGACCCTGGAGCCGTGCGGGCAGCGCGCGTCCCGCCCGCACCCGTGCGCCGAACTGCTCGTCGCGGCCGGGGTGCCGCGGGTGGTGGTGGCCTGGCGCGAGCCCTCGCTGTTCGTCGAGGCCTGCCAGGGCACCGCGCTGCTCACCGCGGCCGGCGTCGAGGTGGTCGAGCTGCCGGAGCTCGCCGAGGCGGCCCGGGCGGTCAACGCGCACCTGGTGGGCTGA
- a CDS encoding 4-hydroxy-3-methylbut-2-enyl diphosphate reductase, which yields MSTSTQRRVLLAAPRGYCAGVDRAVIAVEKALEQYGAPIYVRKQIVHNKYVVQTLERQGAIFVDETEEVPEGAIVVFSAHGVAPSVHDEAEAGKLATIDATCPLVTKVHKEARRFADEDYDILLIGHEGHEEVIGTMGEAPDRIHLVDGAEDVENVRIRDESKLVWLSQTTLSVDETMETVGALKKRFPLLVSPPSDDICYATQNRQVAVKQLAPEADLLIVVGSKNSSNSVRLVEVGLEYGAKAAHLVDFAEEIDPAWLEGVGTVGLTSGASVPEILVDGVLELLASHGFEDVRIVKTAEEHLTFSLPKELRRDLRAEAAGKL from the coding sequence ATGTCCACCAGCACCCAGCGCCGTGTCCTGCTCGCCGCCCCCCGTGGCTACTGCGCGGGCGTCGACCGCGCCGTGATCGCCGTGGAGAAGGCCCTGGAGCAGTACGGGGCGCCGATCTACGTCCGCAAGCAGATCGTCCACAACAAGTACGTCGTGCAGACCCTGGAGCGGCAGGGCGCGATCTTCGTCGACGAGACGGAGGAGGTGCCCGAGGGCGCCATCGTGGTGTTCTCCGCGCACGGCGTGGCCCCGTCCGTGCACGACGAGGCCGAGGCCGGCAAGCTCGCCACCATCGACGCCACCTGCCCGCTGGTCACCAAGGTGCACAAGGAGGCCCGCCGGTTCGCCGACGAGGACTACGACATCCTGCTGATCGGCCACGAGGGCCACGAAGAGGTCATCGGCACCATGGGCGAGGCCCCGGACCGGATCCACCTGGTGGACGGCGCCGAGGACGTCGAGAACGTCAGGATCCGCGACGAGTCGAAGCTGGTCTGGCTCTCCCAGACCACCCTCTCCGTGGACGAGACGATGGAGACCGTCGGCGCCCTCAAGAAGCGCTTCCCGCTGCTGGTCTCGCCGCCCAGCGACGACATCTGCTACGCCACCCAGAACCGCCAGGTCGCCGTCAAGCAGCTCGCTCCCGAGGCGGACCTGCTGATCGTGGTCGGCTCCAAGAACTCCTCGAACTCGGTCCGCCTGGTCGAGGTCGGCCTGGAGTACGGCGCGAAGGCCGCCCACCTGGTCGACTTCGCCGAGGAGATCGACCCGGCCTGGCTGGAGGGCGTCGGGACGGTCGGCCTGACCAGCGGCGCCTCGGTGCCGGAGATCCTGGTCGACGGCGTGCTCGAACTGCTCGCCTCGCACGGTTTCGAGGACGTCCGGATCGTCAAGACCGCGGAGGAGCACCTCACCTTCTCGCTCCCCAAGGAGCTCCGCCGCGACCTGCGCGCCGAGGCCGCCGGCAAGCTCTGA
- a CDS encoding MFS transporter, with the protein MNRLALPVSAAAAMLVALDGTVLLIAQPAMRRELAANAAQLQWTSTGYLVAVAALLVVAGRIGDRYGHRRTLLAGVAGFGAASAGIALAPGIGWVIGLRVAQGAFGALLQPGTLALLRLCCPPDRLGRAIAVRTGAIAVAAGAGPLLGGVLVDAFGWRAVFWINVPVAVLIAGMTLALRPPHIAGRAQRLDLVGAALLAAGLAVLVHALAAVPDRGWGRSVPQLALAAMLLAVLVVHERQAAEPVVPRAVARSRPVTASLVLLLTSSAGLFGTLFSTTFRLQDALHVGPLGAAARMLPLTALMVLGAPAAERALRRYGPRRTASAGVGLLVAGIGGLAGPGGGGAAPVATGVASALLGAGFAAVMVTATGSVVGDAPPGYAGAVGGLKQTAMNVGPTLGIAAAAGAGAHGALPALAVLAACGAAPAAALPGGRHAPRQAAAAGGA; encoded by the coding sequence GTGAACCGGCTCGCGCTGCCGGTGAGCGCCGCGGCCGCGATGCTGGTCGCCCTGGACGGCACCGTCCTGCTGATCGCCCAGCCCGCGATGCGTCGCGAACTCGCGGCGAACGCGGCCCAGTTGCAGTGGACGAGCACGGGCTACCTGGTCGCGGTGGCGGCTCTGCTGGTGGTGGCGGGCCGGATCGGCGACCGGTACGGGCACCGGCGGACGCTGCTGGCCGGCGTGGCGGGGTTCGGCGCGGCCTCGGCGGGCATCGCGCTCGCGCCCGGGATCGGCTGGGTGATCGGACTCCGGGTCGCCCAGGGCGCGTTCGGCGCGCTGCTGCAGCCGGGCACGCTGGCACTGCTGCGGCTGTGCTGCCCGCCGGACCGGCTGGGCCGGGCGATCGCGGTGCGCACGGGCGCGATCGCGGTGGCCGCCGGCGCGGGGCCGCTGCTCGGCGGGGTGCTGGTGGACGCGTTCGGCTGGCGGGCGGTGTTCTGGATCAACGTGCCGGTCGCCGTGCTGATCGCGGGCATGACGCTGGCGCTGCGCCCGCCGCACATCGCGGGGCGGGCGCAGCGGCTCGACCTGGTCGGCGCCGCGCTGCTGGCCGCCGGTCTGGCCGTCCTGGTGCACGCCCTGGCCGCGGTGCCGGACCGCGGCTGGGGCCGGTCCGTGCCACAACTCGCGCTCGCCGCGATGCTGCTGGCCGTCCTGGTGGTGCACGAGCGGCAGGCCGCCGAGCCGGTGGTGCCGCGCGCGGTGGCCCGCTCGCGACCGGTGACGGCCTCCCTGGTGCTGCTGCTGACGTCCTCCGCTGGCCTGTTCGGCACCCTGTTCAGCACCACGTTCCGGCTCCAGGACGCCCTGCACGTCGGCCCGCTGGGGGCGGCCGCGCGGATGCTGCCGCTGACCGCGCTGATGGTGCTTGGCGCGCCGGCCGCCGAACGGGCGCTGCGCCGGTACGGTCCGCGCCGCACCGCCTCGGCGGGAGTGGGGCTGCTGGTGGCGGGCATCGGCGGGCTGGCCGGTCCGGGCGGCGGCGGTGCGGCGCCGGTCGCGACGGGGGTGGCCTCGGCGTTGCTGGGCGCGGGCTTCGCGGCGGTGATGGTGACGGCGACGGGCAGCGTGGTCGGCGACGCCCCGCCCGGGTACGCGGGCGCGGTCGGCGGCCTGAAGCAGACGGCGATGAACGTCGGACCGACGCTGGGCATCGCCGCCGCGGCGGGGGCCGGGGCGCACGGGGCGCTGCCCGCGCTGGCGGTGCTGGCCGCCTGCGGCGCGGCGCCGGCGGCGGCGCTGCCCGGTGGGCGACACGCGCCGCGGCAGGCAGCCGCTGCCGGCGGGGCGTGA
- a CDS encoding alpha/beta hydrolase: MDFVESTVDADGERLACTVVEPDAPTRPGTALLMHGAGSGDRHRCLPLAGELAAAGCRSVVFDFSGHGASSGELGQLSLERRLLQARAVLDRHAPDGPLLLVGFSMSGQTVADLLHEPELAGRVRTIGLGAPAAYAREVWKLPFTAPEFTDTLRTEGSWRSSTAFEALAAFDGRALLLVPEADEVIPPEVTEAFDTALRTRAAHRRLTLAGADHLLGRWLGGHPEDCARVAAALLAAD; encoded by the coding sequence ATGGACTTCGTCGAGTCGACCGTCGACGCGGACGGCGAGCGGCTGGCCTGCACCGTGGTCGAGCCGGACGCGCCGACCCGCCCCGGCACCGCCCTGCTGATGCACGGCGCGGGCAGCGGCGACCGGCACCGCTGCCTGCCGCTGGCCGGCGAGCTGGCGGCCGCCGGGTGCCGCTCGGTGGTGTTCGACTTCTCCGGGCACGGCGCGAGCAGCGGAGAGCTCGGGCAGCTCTCCCTGGAGCGCCGGCTGCTCCAGGCCCGGGCCGTCCTGGACCGGCACGCTCCGGACGGGCCGCTGCTGCTGGTGGGCTTCTCGATGAGCGGCCAGACCGTCGCGGACCTGCTGCACGAGCCCGAACTGGCCGGCCGGGTCCGGACGATCGGGCTCGGCGCGCCCGCCGCCTACGCCCGCGAGGTGTGGAAACTCCCGTTCACCGCACCGGAGTTCACCGACACCCTGCGCACGGAGGGCAGTTGGCGCAGCAGCACGGCGTTCGAGGCGCTGGCGGCTTTCGACGGCCGCGCCCTGCTGCTGGTGCCGGAGGCCGACGAGGTCATCCCGCCCGAGGTGACCGAGGCGTTCGACACGGCGCTGCGCACCCGCGCAGCACACCGGCGCCTCACCCTCGCGGGCGCCGACCACCTGCTCGGCCGCTGGCTGGGCGGCCACCCGGAAGACTGCGCCCGGGTCGCCGCCGCCCTGCTCGCCGCGGACTGA
- a CDS encoding pyridoxamine 5'-phosphate oxidase family protein, with protein sequence MGKTYERIDARLRAFIERQPVYFVASAPLSADGHVNLSPKGRSGTLAVIDELTVAYLDFGGSHAETIAHLRENGRITLMWCAFDGPPTVLRVHGRGEPVFRDDERFAELLAHFDPSADGTALRAIILVRAERVSDSCGFAVPFMDYRSDRELHEEFFDRKGEDRFSEYCESKDYVAVSIDGLPSLPLPLPPRPA encoded by the coding sequence ATGGGAAAGACTTACGAGCGCATCGACGCCCGGTTGCGCGCGTTCATCGAGCGACAGCCCGTCTACTTCGTCGCCAGCGCCCCGCTCTCCGCCGACGGCCACGTCAACCTGTCCCCCAAGGGCCGCTCCGGCACCCTCGCGGTGATCGACGAACTGACCGTCGCCTACCTGGACTTCGGCGGTTCGCACGCCGAGACCATCGCCCACCTGCGGGAGAACGGCCGGATCACCCTGATGTGGTGCGCCTTCGACGGGCCGCCGACGGTGCTGCGGGTGCACGGCCGCGGCGAGCCGGTGTTCCGCGACGACGAGCGCTTCGCCGAGCTGCTCGCCCACTTCGACCCGTCCGCCGACGGCACCGCCCTGCGCGCGATCATCCTGGTCCGCGCCGAGCGCGTCAGCGACTCCTGCGGCTTCGCCGTGCCGTTCATGGACTACCGCTCCGACCGCGAGCTGCACGAGGAGTTCTTCGACCGCAAGGGCGAGGACCGGTTCAGCGAGTACTGCGAGAGCAAGGACTACGTGGCCGTCAGCATCGACGGGCTCCCCTCGCTGCCCCTCCCGCTGCCGCCCCGACCCGCCTGA
- the ppgK gene encoding polyphosphate--glucose phosphotransferase, whose protein sequence is MTTVFGVDIGGSGIKGAPVDLDRGVLAQERHKVLTPHPSAPDAVIDAVCEVVRHFDHRGPVGLTFPGVVVDGSTMTAANVDKGWIGMDAAARFSQALGLPATVLNDADAAGVAEVTYGAGRGRGGVVLLLTFGTGIGSALFADGVLVPNTELGHLELRGKDAERRASSAAKERHDLSWAQWAERVDEYLDLVEMLFSPQLVIVGGGVSRKHDKFLPLLKDRRAEVVPAELRNDAGIVGAAMAAAKQQS, encoded by the coding sequence GTGACGACGGTCTTCGGCGTGGACATCGGTGGCTCGGGCATCAAGGGCGCACCGGTCGACCTGGACAGGGGCGTGCTCGCCCAGGAACGGCACAAGGTGCTGACCCCGCACCCGTCCGCCCCCGACGCGGTGATCGACGCGGTCTGCGAGGTGGTCCGGCACTTCGACCACCGCGGGCCGGTCGGGCTGACCTTCCCCGGGGTGGTCGTCGACGGCTCCACCATGACCGCGGCCAACGTCGACAAGGGCTGGATCGGCATGGACGCCGCCGCCCGGTTCAGCCAGGCGCTCGGGCTGCCCGCCACCGTGCTCAACGACGCCGACGCGGCCGGCGTCGCCGAGGTCACCTACGGCGCGGGCCGCGGCCGCGGCGGCGTGGTCCTGCTGCTCACCTTCGGCACCGGCATCGGCAGCGCCCTGTTCGCCGACGGGGTGCTCGTCCCCAACACCGAGCTCGGCCACCTCGAACTGCGCGGCAAGGACGCCGAACGGCGCGCCTCCTCCGCCGCCAAGGAACGCCACGACCTCAGCTGGGCCCAGTGGGCGGAGCGGGTCGACGAGTACCTCGACCTGGTCGAGATGCTGTTCTCCCCGCAGCTGGTGATCGTCGGCGGCGGGGTCAGCCGCAAGCACGACAAGTTCCTGCCGCTGCTGAAGGACCGCCGCGCCGAGGTGGTCCCCGCCGAACTGCGCAACGACGCGGGCATCGTCGGCGCGGCGATGGCCGCCGCCAAGCAGCAGTCCTAG
- the ychF gene encoding redox-regulated ATPase YchF, whose product MSLTIGIVGLPNVGKSTLFNALTKNDVLAANYPFATIEPNVGVVGVPDPRLDRLAEIFGSQRILPATVDFVDIAGIVRGASEGEGLGNKFLANIREANAICQVVRAFTDPDVVHVDGKVSPKDDIETIHTELILADLQTIEKALPRLQKEARLKKDTAPVLAAAEAAQAVLETGKTLFEAGFDTTPVRDLHLMTAKPFLYVFNVDEDALSDEDFKNTQRALVAPAEAIFLNAKIESELIELDDAEALELLQSMGQDEPGLATLARVGFDTLGLQTYLTAGPKEARAWTIRKGATAPEAAGVIHTDFQKGFIKAEVTSFEDLVAAGSLTEARAKGKARIEGKEYIMQDGDVVEFRFNV is encoded by the coding sequence ATGTCGCTCACGATCGGAATCGTCGGCCTGCCGAACGTCGGCAAGTCGACCCTGTTCAACGCCCTGACCAAGAACGACGTGCTGGCGGCCAACTACCCGTTCGCCACCATCGAGCCCAACGTCGGCGTCGTGGGCGTCCCCGACCCGCGGCTGGACAGGCTCGCCGAGATCTTCGGCTCGCAGCGGATCCTCCCCGCCACCGTCGACTTCGTCGACATCGCCGGCATCGTCCGCGGCGCCAGCGAGGGCGAGGGCCTCGGCAACAAGTTCCTCGCCAACATCCGCGAGGCCAACGCGATCTGCCAGGTCGTCCGGGCCTTCACCGACCCCGACGTGGTCCACGTGGACGGCAAGGTCTCGCCCAAGGACGACATCGAGACCATCCACACCGAGCTGATCCTCGCCGACCTGCAGACCATCGAGAAGGCGCTGCCCCGTCTGCAGAAGGAAGCCCGGCTGAAGAAGGACACCGCCCCCGTCCTCGCCGCCGCCGAGGCCGCCCAGGCCGTGCTGGAGACCGGCAAGACCCTGTTCGAGGCCGGGTTCGACACCACCCCGGTCCGCGACCTGCACCTGATGACCGCGAAGCCGTTCCTCTACGTCTTCAACGTCGACGAGGACGCCCTCTCCGACGAGGACTTCAAGAACACCCAGCGCGCCCTGGTCGCGCCCGCCGAGGCCATCTTCCTCAACGCCAAGATCGAGTCCGAGCTGATCGAGCTCGACGACGCCGAGGCGCTCGAACTCCTCCAGTCCATGGGCCAGGACGAGCCCGGCCTCGCCACCCTCGCCCGCGTCGGCTTCGACACCCTCGGCCTGCAGACCTACCTGACCGCCGGTCCCAAGGAAGCCCGCGCCTGGACCATCCGCAAGGGCGCCACCGCCCCCGAGGCCGCCGGTGTCATCCACACCGACTTCCAGAAGGGCTTCATCAAGGCCGAGGTCACCTCCTTCGAGGACCTCGTCGCCGCCGGCTCCCTCACCGAGGCCCGCGCCAAGGGCAAGGCCCGCATCGAGGGCAAGGAATACATCATGCAGGACGGCGACGTCGTCGAGTTCCGCTTCAACGTCTGA
- a CDS encoding TetR/AcrR family transcriptional regulator, whose product MDDERGSLRERLVDAGVELVVAEGSGAVGLREIARRAGVSHGAPRRYFPTHRELLSAVARRGFEELAGRFAEVRAEGAAERLAGTAREYLRFARERRGMFELMFRHELLNSDGQEADGPRLREATGPLFAELAGLVARCTGEPENAPVVTAALWANLHGLAQLQGWGSVQLMLGEGQEERLLETVLAAHLGGRS is encoded by the coding sequence ATGGATGATGAGCGGGGATCCCTCCGGGAGCGGTTGGTGGACGCCGGGGTGGAGTTGGTGGTGGCGGAGGGGTCGGGGGCGGTGGGGCTGCGGGAGATCGCGCGGCGGGCGGGGGTGTCGCACGGGGCTCCGCGCAGGTACTTCCCGACGCACCGGGAGCTGTTGTCGGCGGTGGCGCGACGGGGGTTCGAGGAGCTGGCGGGCCGGTTCGCGGAGGTGCGGGCCGAGGGGGCGGCGGAGCGGCTGGCGGGGACGGCGCGGGAGTACCTGCGGTTCGCCCGGGAGCGGCGCGGCATGTTCGAGCTGATGTTCCGTCACGAGCTGCTGAACAGCGACGGGCAGGAGGCGGACGGGCCCCGGCTGCGGGAGGCGACGGGGCCGTTGTTCGCGGAGCTGGCCGGGCTGGTGGCGCGGTGCACGGGGGAGCCGGAGAACGCCCCGGTGGTGACGGCCGCGCTCTGGGCGAACCTGCACGGTCTGGCCCAGTTGCAGGGGTGGGGGAGCGTGCAGCTGATGCTGGGGGAGGGGCAGGAGGAGCGGCTGCTGGAGACCGTGCTGGCGGCGCACCTCGGGGGACGGTCGTGA